Genomic DNA from Deinococcus aquiradiocola:
ACGCTGGTGCCGTGATCGAGGAAATACTCGTACCCGGCTTCCGCCAGCACGTACTCGGCGTCCAGTCCGGCGGCTTCCAGCACGCGCCGGGTGGCGGGAATGACTTCGTGACCGATACCGTCACCTTCGATTAAGCAGATTCTGTACTTCGCCATAATGCGTGCAGTCTAAAGGAAACCTACACGCGCGGCGTCAGGCTCCCCGTCACCGCCCCGGAGACGACGCCCCGACCCCCGGCCCGGAAGGCCACCCCAGCGATGCCTGCAGGCCATCCACGAGCGCCTGCGCCAGCAGCGGACCCAGCAGGAACCCCTTGCTGCCCAGCCCCGTCAGCGCCCACGTGCCGTCCGGCCGCTCCCCGCACGCCTCGCCGCTCAGCCGCGACCCGCTCCACACGCCGCGCACGCCCGCCGACAGGTCCGGCGCGAGCGCCGCCGCGCGCGATAACAGCCAGTGCAGCGACTGCAGCGGCGGCCCCCCCTCCCCGAACGCGCCGGTGGGCGTCTCGAACGTCGCGCCCAGCACACCGCCACCCACGGCAGGGGAGAGGTACACGCCCGAACTCACCGGCAGCGGAAACACCGCCCGGTCCAGCAGCAGCACGCTTCCCCGCCGGTGCCGCGCCCCCACACCCTGCCCCACCTGCGGCAACGCGCCCAGCGAACCGCCGCACCACACCACCCGGTCCGCACGCACCACCGACCCGTCCGCCAGCGTCACCGACCGCGCGTCCCACCCCGACACCACGCCGCGCACCACCGACGCGCCCGACGCGCCACGCAGCGCCGCCAGCAACCCCGGCCCCGACACCCACCCGCCCTCCGGCACCAGCAGCCGGTGTGGCCACCCGTCCGGCAGCACCGGCCCCTCGCCCGCCTCCAGCCAGCGGTGCGGCAACTCCGGCGGCAGGTTCCGCTCGAACTTCACGCGCGCTGCGTCCGACGGCACGGGCCGCAGCACGCCCGTCTGCCCGCACGGCACCACCTGCCCCAGCGACTCCAGAGTCCGCACCAGCGCCCAGCTCGCCTGCAGGCCCGCCAGCGCCCGCGCGTCCACCTGCCCCGACTGCCCACGCACCGGATTCAGCAGCGCGGCCGGCACGTCACTCGCCCGGCCCCGCCCCGCATCCACCACCGTCACCCGCCACCCCAACCGCGACGCGAAGAACGCCACGCACGCCCCCGCGATCCCGCCCCCCACCACCACCACACGCGGCACGCCCGGAACCGAAGAAAACGTCACCGCGCCAGCATACGCCACCCAACCTGCATAACACGAAAAACCCCGCCCAGAGGGCGGGGAATCTGTCTTCTGGTGCGGATGCCCAGACTTGAACTGGGGACCTCACGCTTATCAGGCGTGCGCTCTAACCAACTGAGCTACACCCGCGCACCGATTGATGTCGCTTTCCCTTGCGGGCTGGGCCTTCTGGCAAGCGGGAGGAAGTCTATCAAGGTGGCCGGTGGGTGTCAACTGCCCTGCGTGGCGGGCGGGTGGGGGGCGTCCTGCGTGGGGTGCAGGACGGCGTTCAGGGCGCGCCAGGGGAGGAGGGCGCACTTGCGGCGCGCATGGAGGCGGCTGACGCCGCTGAGGGCCATCAGGTCGCCGAGGTCCGGGGTGGGCGGCGTTTCGCCCATCACCATCTGCCGGAAGTGCGCGTGGATGGCGCTGGCTTCGGTGAGGGTGCGGCCCTTGAGGGCGACCGTCATGAGAGAGGCGCTGGCCTGGCTGATGGCGCAGCCTTTGCCGTCGAAGTGCAGGTCGGTGATGACGCCGTCCTGCAGGCGCGCCCAGACCGTCACCCGGTCCCCGCAGCCGGGGTTGTCCAGGGTGACGTGGGGCGCGCCCTGCAGCTCGCCGCGGTTGCGGGGGCGCTGCTGGTGCGACGCGATGATCTCGCGGGCGACCGTCTCTGGGAGCATACGGGAAGTGTAGCGCCGCGCGGGTTGGGAAGAGGTTGAGTGGTGGTCAGTTGTGCGTCATGTCGAGCGGCACGACCCAGGCGTCGAACTCGGCGTCCGTGACGTAC
This window encodes:
- the sufU gene encoding Fe-S cluster assembly sulfur transfer protein SufU, which encodes MLPETVAREIIASHQQRPRNRGELQGAPHVTLDNPGCGDRVTVWARLQDGVITDLHFDGKGCAISQASASLMTVALKGRTLTEASAIHAHFRQMVMGETPPTPDLGDLMALSGVSRLHARRKCALLPWRALNAVLHPTQDAPHPPATQGS
- a CDS encoding NAD(P)/FAD-dependent oxidoreductase yields the protein MTFSSVPGVPRVVVVGGGIAGACVAFFASRLGWRVTVVDAGRGRASDVPAALLNPVRGQSGQVDARALAGLQASWALVRTLESLGQVVPCGQTGVLRPVPSDAARVKFERNLPPELPHRWLEAGEGPVLPDGWPHRLLVPEGGWVSGPGLLAALRGASGASVVRGVVSGWDARSVTLADGSVVRADRVVWCGGSLGALPQVGQGVGARHRRGSVLLLDRAVFPLPVSSGVYLSPAVGGGVLGATFETPTGAFGEGGPPLQSLHWLLSRAAALAPDLSAGVRGVWSGSRLSGEACGERPDGTWALTGLGSKGFLLGPLLAQALVDGLQASLGWPSGPGVGASSPGR